A genomic stretch from Arachis stenosperma cultivar V10309 chromosome 3, arast.V10309.gnm1.PFL2, whole genome shotgun sequence includes:
- the LOC130968735 gene encoding alpha,alpha-trehalose-phosphate synthase [UDP-forming] 6 — protein sequence MVSRSYSNLLELASGESPSFGTMNRRIPRIMTVAGLISDVDDDPADSVCSDPSSSSVHRDRIIIVANQLPIRVQRKPDGNRNWLFTWDDNSLLLQLKDGLGDDDTEVIYVGCLKEEVHPNEQDEVSQILLETFKCVPTFLPPDLFTRYYHGFCKQQLWPLFHYMLPLSPDLGGRFNRSLWQAYVSVNKIFADRIMEVINPEDDYVWIHDYHLMVLPTFLRKRFNRVKLGFFLHSPFPSSEIYKTLPIREELLRALLNSDLIGFHTFDYARHFLSCCGRMLGLTYESKRGYIGIEYYGRTVSIKILPVGIHLGQLQSVLSMSKTEEKVSELITQFTDEGKIMLLGVDDMDIFKGISLKLLAMEQLLIQHPEWQGKVVLVQIANPARGRGKDVKEVQAETKATAKRINETFGKPGYDPVILIEEPLRFYERVAYYVVAECCLVTAVRDGMNLIPYEYIISRQGNDGLDKVLGVASSPKKSMLVVSEFIGCSPSLSGAIRVNPWNIDAVADAMDSALEMADSEKQLRHEKHYRYVSTHDVGYWARSFLQDLERTCGDHVRRRWWGIGFGLSFRVVALDPNFRKLSMEHIVSAYKRTTTRAILLDYDGTLIPQASIDKSPTSNSIKMLNSLCRDKDNMVFLVSARSRKRLAEWFSPCESLVIAAEHGYFLRLKRDAEWETCGPAIDCSWKQIAEPVMKLYTETTDGSTIEDKETALVWCYEDADPDFGSCQAKELLDHLESVLANEPVTVKSGQNNVEVIPQGVSKGLVAKRLLSMMHEKGMSPDFVLCIGDDRSDEDMFEVITTSMAGSSATPRAEVFACTVGKKPSKAKYYLDDTAEIVRLVHGLASVSEQKVLL from the exons atggtgTCAAGATCTTATTCAAATCTACTGGAGCTGGCATCCGGTGAGTCTCCATCATTTGGGACCATGAACAGGAGAATCCCTCGGATTATGACTGTGGCTGGTTTGATATCCGATGTTGATGATGACCCTGCTGACAGTGTGTGCTCTGACCCCTCTTCTTCCTCTGTCCACCGTGATAGGATCATCATTGTGGCTAATCAGCTTCCTATAAGGGTTCAGAGAAAGCCAGATGGTAACAGGAACTGGCTCTTCACTTGGGATGACAATTCACTTCTCCTTCAACTCAAAGATGGCTTAGGTGATGATGACACTGAGGTTATCTATGTTGGTTGCCTCAAAGAGGAAGTGCATCCAAATGAACAAGATGAGGTTTCTCAGATacttcttgagactttcaagtgTGTCCCTACTTTTCTCCCTCCTGATCTCTTCACCAGGTACTACCATGGCTTCTGCAAGCAACAGTTATGGCCACTGTTCCATTACATGCTGCCGTTGTCACCAGACCTTGGAGGCAGGTTCAATAGGTCACTGTGGCAGGCTTATGTATCTGTCAATAAAATCTTTGCAGATAGGATTATGGAAGTTATTAACCCTGAGGATGATTATGTCTGGATACATGATTATCATCTCATGGTGTTGCCAACTTTCTTGAGGAAGAGATTCAACAGAGTCAAACTTGGGTTTTTCCTACATAGTCCATTTCCTTCATCGGAAATATACAAGACATTGCCTATTAGGGAAGAACTCCTGAgagcacttttgaattcagatTTGATTGGATTCCACACCTTTGACTATGCAAGGCATTTTCTCTCATGTTGTGGTAGGATGCTTGGTCTAACCTATGAGTCCAAAAGGGGTTATATTGGGATTGAGTATTATGGTAGAACTGTTAGTATCAAGATTCTTCCCGTTGGGATTCACTTGGGACAGCTTCAATCAGTTTTAAGCATGTCCAAGACTGAAGAGAAAGTTTCTGAGCTTATTACACAGTTTACTGATGAAGGCAAGATAATGTTACTTGGTGTTGATGACATGGACATCTTTAAGGGAATAAGTTTGAAGCTATTGGCAATGGAGCAGCTCCTGATTCAGCACCCTGAGTGGCAAGGAAAGGTTGTGTTGGTTCAGATAGCCAACCCTGCAAGGGGAAGAGGGAAGGATGTGAAGGAAGTGCAGGCCGAGACGAAGGCTACCGCGAAACGAATCAACGAAACCTTTGGGAAGCCAGGGTATGATCCTGTTATTCTTATTGAAGAGCCACTGAGGTTTTATGAGAGAGTTGCATACTATGTTGTTGCTGAGTGTTGTTTGGTGACTGCAGTGAGGGATGGAATGAATCTCATACCATATGAATACATAATCAGTCGTCAAGGGAATGATGGGTTGGACAAAGTTTTGGGAGTAGCTTCCTCTCCAAAGAAAAGCATGCTGGTTGTGTCTGAGTTCATTGGTTGTTCGCCATCTTTGAGTGGCGCAATCAGAGTGAACCCTTGGAACATTGATGCTGTGGCAGATGCAATGGACTCTGCCCTTGAAATGGCTGATTCAGAGAAGCAGCTTCGGCATGAGAAGCATTATAGATATGTTAGTACTCATGATGTAGGTTACTGGGCGCGCAGCTTCTTGCAAGATTTGGAAAGGACTTGTGGTGATCATGTACGGCGAAGGTGGTGGGGGATTGGCTTTGGATTGAGTTTTAGAGTTGTGGCACTTGATCCAAACTTCAGGAAGCTCTCAATGGAGCACATAGTTTCGGCTTACAAGAGGACGACAACTCGGGCGATACTTCTTGATTATGATGGTACATTGATACCTCAGGCATCCATTGATAAGAGCCCAACAAGTAACTCCATTAAGATGCTTAACAGTTTGTGTAGGGATAAGGACAACATGGTGTTTCTCGTCAGTGCTAGAAGCCGAAAGAGGCTTGCAGAATGGTTTTCTCCTTGTGAGAGTCTTGTAATTGCTGCTGAGCATGGTTACTTTCTAAG ATTGAAAAGAGATGCAGAATGGGAAACCTGTGGGCCTGCTATAGACTGTAGTTGGAAACAAATTGCAGAACCTGTAATGAAGCTTTATACAGAAACAACTGATGGATCCACCATTGAGGATAAGGAAACTGCACTTGTTTGGTGCTATGAGGATGCAGATCCTGATTTCGGATCATGCCAGGCTAAGGAACTTCTTGATCATCTGGAAAGCGTGCTTGCAAATGAACCGGTAACAGTCAAGAGTGGACAGAACAATGTTGAGGTTATACCACAG GGCGTAAGCAAGGGGCTCGTGGCGAAGCGGCTGCTTTCCATGATGCATGAGAAGGGAATGTCACCTGATTTTGTTTTGTGTATAGGAGATGATCGGTCGGACGAAGACATGTTCGAAGTAATCACCACTTCCATGGCTGGTTCTTCGGCAACACCCAGGGCTGAAGTATTTGCATGTACTGTTGGTAAAAAACCAAGCAAGGCTAAGTACTACCTTGATGATACCGCTGAAATAGTGAGATTGGTGCATGGTTTGGCTTCTGTTTCGGAACAAAAAGTGTTACTCTAG